A stretch of DNA from Staphylococcus sp. KG4-3:
TTAAAAAAAGTAATATATCTATGTTTAAAACAACACGATATAATAAACCACTTGTCTCCATGAAGTTGAAAGATAATGATGAAATTATAAATGTTATGCGTATATCAGAGACACAATTGATTACTGTGGTTACAAACAAAGGCATGTCGCTTACTTATGATAGTGATGAACTTTCTGATACTGGCTTGAGAGCAGCAGGTGTTAAATCTATCAACTTAAAAGATGAAGACTATACAGTATTAACAGATATTGTAACTTCAAATAATACAATATTAATGGCGACACAACGCGGATCTTTAAAACGCATCAGTTTTAAAGTATTACAAACGGCTAAACGCGCCCAACGTGGTATTACGTTATTAAAAGAATTAAAGAAAACACCGCACCGCATTATAGACGCTGCAGTTATTCAATCAGACCAAACGACTTATACAATCTACTCTGATAAACAGCAAGAGTCTGGCTTAATCAAGGATATCCACTTATCAGAACAATATACAAATGGTAGCTTTATCGTAGATACTAGTGATTTTGGTGAAATAAAGGATTTAGAAATAAAATAAAACATCTTATAAAAAATTGTTAGTAAATACAACTATATAGTGATAAAATACCAGTTAGGTGCAATAAATAATTAATAAAGAGGTTTATAGCGCAGTAAAAAAGATGTGTTTAGTTATTAGCATTCACAATTTTACTTATACTCATAGTTATAATATAAAGCGTATTACTATGAGCGTAGCTATAAATCTCTTGCTCTAATTTTGAAATTAAATATACATAAGATGAGAGGGATTAAATTGAGAGATTTTGATGGTTTAATTCCAGATTGGTTCAAAACATTTGTCCAAGTCGGGAATGATTTAATCTGGTCACAGTATTTAATTGGATTGTTAATAACAGCCGGTATATTCTTTACAATCGGTTCAAAATTTGTTCAGTTAAGATGGATTCCAGAAATGTTTCGCGCTGTTGGTGAAAAACCTGAAACATTAGATAATGGTAAGAAAGGTATTGCTCCATTCCAAGCGTTTGCAATTAGTGCAGCGTCACGTGTAGGTACAGGTAATATCGCTGGTGTTGCAACCGCAATTGTACTCGGTGGTCCTGGTGCTGTATTTTGGATGTGGGTTATCGCTTTTATCGGGGCAGCAAGTGCATTTATTGAAGCAACTTTAGCGCAAGTCTATAAAGTACCTGATAAAGAAGGCGGCTTCCGTGGTGGTCCAGCGTATTACATAACGAGAGGTTTAAACCAAAAATGGTTAGGTGTTGTTTTTGCAGTATTAATAACAATTACATTTGCATTTGTATTTAATACTGTTCAATCAAATACAATCGCTGAATCATTGAAAACACAATATAATGTAAGCCCTGCGATAACAGGTATTGTATTGGCAGTATTTACAGCAATTATTATATTTGGTGGTGTGCGTAGTATTGCAACTATGTCATCAGTAATTGTGCCTGTAATGGCGATATTATATATTTTCATGGTTGTTATCATCTTATTCATGAATTTCGATCAAATCATTCCTATGATTTCTACAATTATAAAAAGTGCATTTGGTTTTGAGCAAGCTACAGGTGGCGCAATCGGTGCTACAATTTTACAGGGTGTTAAACGTGGTTTGTTCTCGAATGAAGCGGGTATGGGTTCAGCACCTAATGCTGCTGCAACAGCTGCTGCACCACACCCAGTCAAGCAAGGCTTAATTCAATCTTTAGGTGTATTCTTTGATACTATGCTTGTATGTACATCTACAGCCATCATGATTTTACTTTACACAGGTTTAGAATTTGGTGACAATGCAGCACAAGGTGTTGCAGTTACACAATCTGCTTTAAATGAACATTTAGGCAGTGTAGGCGGTATCTTTTTAACAATTGCGATTACGCTGTTTGCATTCTCTTCAGTTGTAGGTAACTATTATTATGGACAATCTAACATTGAATTTTTATCTAATAATAGAACGATTTTATTTATATTTAGATGCTTAGTGGTCGTGTTAGTATTTATTGGTGCAGTAGCTAAAACAGATGTTGTTTGGAGTACTGCCGATTTATTCATGGGATTAATGGCAATTGTCAACTTAGTGGCAATCATTGGATTATCAAATATCGCATTTGCTGTTATGAACGATTACCAACGTCAACGTAGAGCCGGTAAAAAACCTATTTTCAGACCAGAAGAATTAGAAATTAATTTATTTGGTATTGAAAGTTGGGGTATGAAAAAATAATTAAAAATTATTTATATCAACATATAGAGCCCTTCAAATAAATCACTGATTAGTGGGAATTTGGAAGGCTCTTTTATGTCTTTCAATTTTTGAAAATACACTATATAATATTGATTGACAGAAAAAGAAGGATGATTCATGTGAGTGATTACCTGATAACTAAGGTTTTAAATAATAATGTTATTATCTGTAAAAAAGCAAAAGAAGAATATGTGCTCATTGCTAAAGGCATTGGCTTTAATAAAAAAAGTGGCATGACTTTGCAAGAAAATCAAACAGTTGAGAAAACGTATATATTAGATCAAAAGTCTCAACAAGACCATTATAAATCTCTGGTTGAACAAGCTGATGACACATTAATTCAAGCAGTAATTGAAGCTGTTAATATTATTACGAATTCAGTAATGAAGATAGATAATCAAAAATTAGTCATATCTTTAACTGATCATATTATATTTGCATATAACCGATTGAAACAAAATCAATTAATAAATAATCCTTTTGTTGTAGAAACAAAGCAATTATATACAGAGGCATATGGCATTGCTGAAAAAGTAATAGATCGTTTAAACCATGTATTAGATGTGAATTTTCCGGAAGACGAAATAGGGTTTATAGCATTACATATAGCTTCTAATACCGAAACTTTACCTATACGTGAAATGGAACTGATTAATCGTTTGATTAATAAAAGTATATTTATTCTAGAACATGATTTAAAACATGAAATAGAAAAAGACACAGTCCAGTATCAGCGCTTTATTAGGCATATTCAATTTTTAATTAAAAGATTGAGAACTGGAGAAAATTTGCAAAAAACAAATGCATTTGAAGAGTTATTGAAAACTCAGTATCCTTTATGCTTCAATATCGCATTAAAAATAATGAAAATGTTGCAGCAGGAATTGGGTATTAAAATATATGATGCAGAAGTTATTTATTTAACTTTGCATGTCTACCATTTTATGGTTGTTGCTGATCATACGGATACATCTAATGATTAAAGTCTTTAAATAGTTTACATTTAAAAATACGATGTCACTAAATAGTGTGACGTCGTATTTTTAATTTCGTAATTATATTTATTATATATTGTTAATATCTATGACAAATTTGGAGTTTATAGAAAACTAAATGTGTAATTAGTTGCATATTATAAAGTTGGGGTTAAGAGTTTTAATTGTGTGTAATGAAAGTATTATGTTTTTATTTATGTATGCAAATTTACTTTACTATACCAATTAAAAATCATAGAATTAGTTTTAAAGTTGGTTTGTTTAAAGGGGATGTTTTCGTATTAAGTACTATGATGAAATTCCTATAATTAGGTCAGTGGCAGCTATGCTTGTTGTTGCTATTCATACAGTTAATAGTATCGCACTTTCAGGAGACTCGTTCACTTCAGATGGGTTAGGATATATAAATCAAATTGCAAGGTTAGGCACACCTATTTTTGCAGTAGTTAGTGCTTTTTTATTAACTATTTCTGTCATTCATAAAGGCTTTAGCTTGAATTATTTTATAAAATCAAGGTTTAGTAAAATTTTAATTCCATACATTATATGGACAATTTTTTATTTATTATACAGGGCTTATTTTTTACATAACTTAGAAGATGATGGTAAATTAATAAATTATTTTGTATTCGGTAAGGCAAATTTTCATTTATATTTTATATTAACTGTAATACAATTCTATTTTTTATTTCCATTTGTACACAAATTTAAAAAAGGATGGCCAATTATTACTTTATTCATAGTTGCAACTATTGCTAATATAGTTTGGATAATGATGGGACCAGTTTCATTGGGCGGTGGTGGAGTAGAACGGTTTGTAAATGATAAACTCTTCATTATGAACTGGATCTCCTTTTTCGTTTTAGGTATTGTTTACGCAAAATTTTATAATGAAATAAAAGTACTGATATTCAAATATAAGGCGTTACTTTCAATTATTATAGGTATATTATTTATTGATTTATTGATCAGTATTGATTTAGACAATTTACACAGTTCAATCCATGTTTCAAATATAATTTATATCCCGTTTTTTATTGTGTTTCTTAACTACATGTTTGAACATGTAAAGAAAAATAAAATAATTTTGCGTACACTAACATTAATAGGAGATTACTCTATGGGCGTCTATTTAGTACATTATGTAGCAATCCAATTCGTGAAGCGTTTGCCTCTTGTTGAGGAGATTGATGCTCAAAGTAAATTTATGGGTGTATTTATAGCAGCTGTTGCTTTATCAGTATTCATTGTATACTTAATTGGCAAGCTACCATTTGGAAATTACATTGTACCTATTCCGAAAAAGAAAGCTAGTAAACACCTTACTAATATTCGAGATAATAGTGATACTGGTAATGAAGCAACGACATAAAAATGAAAATAAAGTATTTTTAAATCTCTGGGACATAAATATCTCTGAATAAAGAATAAACATCAATTTCTACTGAGTATATATAGAAATTGGTGTTTTTTTGATTTTTATGAAATATTGAAGCTTACAATAGTAATGTAAGTTGAGTCATGTTATAACCTTTATACATAAGGCGTCTTTTTTTAAGATTATGTGATGGTAATTTTATTATACGCAAGGGCCTTATTTTTTGTACTAAAATACATGAATTTTAACGATTTAGCTTTCTGTGTTCAATAATACTTTTAATTTAAGTATTATTTAGAAAAATTTGGAAAATGTGTTTAATTATAATGGAATAGTGAATAATTTATGCAGAAGCGAGATGACAATTATAATTTAGTATAATAGATGATTGTCATATAGAGGATGTGTTATTATTAAGCATAGTACAATAAACTATTAAAGTTTTTTATAATAGAGTTTTGTACCTTCTTTTTATAATCATAACAAGTAATTACTATTTCTAGAATTAATTTAAGGTATGGTGAGTTATATGTCGAATGAAGACAATGTAAGACAAGAAAATAAGAAAGGGAAAGATAAGTTAAAACTTAGTTTCCCTGAAACCCGCTTCATGAAGTTTGCGGGTGGCAAAGACTTACTTTTTGGTTTGTTAATTTTAATATTAGTAGGTATAGCTATATTTATATTTGATCAAGTATCTTATATTTTTAAACCGTTTATTATTATTTTTAATACTATTGCTGCACCTATTATTGTTTCAGTGATTTTATATTATCTATTGAATCCATTAGTCAATTTAATGGAACGTTATAATATTTCTAGATTATGGGGCGTAATCATATTATTTTTGTTGATTGTAGGTGTCATAACACTTGTTATTAACCTTTTGATACCTGTGATAGGGTCTCAATTTAGAAGTTTTGGTAATAATTTCCCATTATATGTAGATAAAGTCAATCAATTTATAGATAGTGTTACAAAGTATTCCTTGATATCGAATTTCTATAGTCAAATTCAAGAACAATTGGATGCGTTGGCTAACAAATTGCCATCTATGGTTTCAGATTACTTCAACGGATTTGGTTCAAAGGTTAAGAATTTTGCTGAGGCAATTGTAAATGTAGGTGTAGTCATTGCGACAACACCATTTGTGTTGTTCTTTATGTTAAAAGATGGACATCGTTTTAAAGAGTTTTCTACAAAATTAATGCCACCTAAATTCAGAAAAGATTATCATGATTTATTAGACAAAATGAGTGTTCAAGTTGGTTCTTATATTCAAGGTCAAATTATTGTATCATTTTGTATTGGTATTTTATTATTTATAGGTTATAGCATTATTGGGTTAGATTATAGCTTGATCTTAGCATCAATCGCTGCTGTTACAAGCGTGGTTCCGTACATTGGTCCTACAATTGCAATATCGCCAGCAATTATTATTGCGCTAATAACTTCCCCAATTATGTTATTGAAATTAATTGTAGTTTGGACGGCTGTTCAGTTTATCGAAGGTCATCTAATTTCACCTAATGTCATGGGTAAAACACTTAAAATACACCCACTAACAATTATTTTCATCTTGTTAAGTGCAGGTAACTTATTAGGTATTGTAGGTGTGATTTTAGGTATACCGGCTTATGCAATATTAAAAGTCTTGGTTTCACATTTATATAGTATGTTTAAACGTAGATATAATAAGTATTATGGTGAAGATGCTGGAGAATATGAAATTACTAC
This window harbors:
- a CDS encoding acyltransferase, producing MKYYDEIPIIRSVAAMLVVAIHTVNSIALSGDSFTSDGLGYINQIARLGTPIFAVVSAFLLTISVIHKGFSLNYFIKSRFSKILIPYIIWTIFYLLYRAYFLHNLEDDGKLINYFVFGKANFHLYFILTVIQFYFLFPFVHKFKKGWPIITLFIVATIANIVWIMMGPVSLGGGGVERFVNDKLFIMNWISFFVLGIVYAKFYNEIKVLIFKYKALLSIIIGILFIDLLISIDLDNLHSSIHVSNIIYIPFFIVFLNYMFEHVKKNKIILRTLTLIGDYSMGVYLVHYVAIQFVKRLPLVEEIDAQSKFMGVFIAAVALSVFIVYLIGKLPFGNYIVPIPKKKASKHLTNIRDNSDTGNEATT
- the glcT gene encoding glucose PTS transporter transcription antiterminator GlcT, encoding MSDYLITKVLNNNVIICKKAKEEYVLIAKGIGFNKKSGMTLQENQTVEKTYILDQKSQQDHYKSLVEQADDTLIQAVIEAVNIITNSVMKIDNQKLVISLTDHIIFAYNRLKQNQLINNPFVVETKQLYTEAYGIAEKVIDRLNHVLDVNFPEDEIGFIALHIASNTETLPIREMELINRLINKSIFILEHDLKHEIEKDTVQYQRFIRHIQFLIKRLRTGENLQKTNAFEELLKTQYPLCFNIALKIMKMLQQELGIKIYDAEVIYLTLHVYHFMVVADHTDTSND
- a CDS encoding sodium:alanine symporter family protein; its protein translation is MRDFDGLIPDWFKTFVQVGNDLIWSQYLIGLLITAGIFFTIGSKFVQLRWIPEMFRAVGEKPETLDNGKKGIAPFQAFAISAASRVGTGNIAGVATAIVLGGPGAVFWMWVIAFIGAASAFIEATLAQVYKVPDKEGGFRGGPAYYITRGLNQKWLGVVFAVLITITFAFVFNTVQSNTIAESLKTQYNVSPAITGIVLAVFTAIIIFGGVRSIATMSSVIVPVMAILYIFMVVIILFMNFDQIIPMISTIIKSAFGFEQATGGAIGATILQGVKRGLFSNEAGMGSAPNAAATAAAPHPVKQGLIQSLGVFFDTMLVCTSTAIMILLYTGLEFGDNAAQGVAVTQSALNEHLGSVGGIFLTIAITLFAFSSVVGNYYYGQSNIEFLSNNRTILFIFRCLVVVLVFIGAVAKTDVVWSTADLFMGLMAIVNLVAIIGLSNIAFAVMNDYQRQRRAGKKPIFRPEELEINLFGIESWGMKK
- a CDS encoding AI-2E family transporter: MSNEDNVRQENKKGKDKLKLSFPETRFMKFAGGKDLLFGLLILILVGIAIFIFDQVSYIFKPFIIIFNTIAAPIIVSVILYYLLNPLVNLMERYNISRLWGVIILFLLIVGVITLVINLLIPVIGSQFRSFGNNFPLYVDKVNQFIDSVTKYSLISNFYSQIQEQLDALANKLPSMVSDYFNGFGSKVKNFAEAIVNVGVVIATTPFVLFFMLKDGHRFKEFSTKLMPPKFRKDYHDLLDKMSVQVGSYIQGQIIVSFCIGILLFIGYSIIGLDYSLILASIAAVTSVVPYIGPTIAISPAIIIALITSPIMLLKLIVVWTAVQFIEGHLISPNVMGKTLKIHPLTIIFILLSAGNLLGIVGVILGIPAYAILKVLVSHLYSMFKRRYNKYYGEDAGEYEITTDEEIR